From one Bacteroides fragilis NCTC 9343 genomic stretch:
- a CDS encoding aspartate aminotransferase family protein produces the protein MNLFDVYPLFDINIIKGKGCHVWDENGTEYLDLYGGHAVISIGHAHPHYVDMISKQVATLGFYSNSVINKLQQQVAERLGKISGYEDYSLFLINSGAEANENALKLASFHNGRTKVISFGKAFHGRTSLAVEATDNPKIIAPINANGHITYLPLNDIEAAKTELAKEDICAVIIEGIQGVGGIKIPTPEFLQELRKACTEHGTILILDEIQSGYGRSGKFFAHQYAGIKPDIITVAKGIGNGFPMAGVLISPMFTPVYGMLGTTFGGNHLACSAALAVMDVIEQENLVENAANIGSYLLEELKKFNEIKEVRGCGLMIGMEFDQPVKEIRSRLIHEQKVFTGASGTNVIRLLPPLCLSKEEADEFLARLRKVLG, from the coding sequence ATGAACTTATTTGATGTATATCCACTTTTCGATATAAACATAATAAAAGGAAAGGGTTGTCACGTCTGGGACGAGAATGGAACCGAATACCTGGATCTTTATGGAGGCCATGCCGTTATCTCTATCGGACATGCTCATCCCCATTATGTTGACATGATTAGCAAGCAGGTGGCAACCCTGGGCTTCTATTCAAACTCCGTAATCAACAAGCTGCAACAACAGGTAGCCGAACGTCTCGGAAAAATATCCGGGTATGAAGATTATTCCCTATTCCTGATAAACAGTGGTGCCGAAGCAAATGAAAACGCGTTGAAACTGGCTTCGTTCCATAACGGACGTACCAAAGTGATCTCTTTTGGGAAAGCTTTTCACGGACGCACTTCACTAGCAGTCGAGGCCACAGATAATCCTAAAATTATAGCTCCGATCAATGCCAACGGACACATCACCTACCTTCCGCTAAATGACATAGAGGCTGCGAAAACCGAATTGGCAAAAGAAGATATTTGTGCTGTCATCATTGAAGGTATACAGGGAGTTGGCGGTATCAAAATACCGACTCCCGAATTCCTGCAAGAGCTCCGCAAAGCCTGTACAGAACACGGAACAATCCTGATTCTGGATGAAATACAAAGCGGTTACGGACGTAGTGGCAAATTCTTCGCTCACCAATATGCCGGAATCAAACCGGATATTATTACAGTTGCCAAAGGAATCGGAAACGGATTCCCGATGGCCGGAGTACTGATCAGTCCTATGTTTACACCCGTATATGGCATGCTTGGAACAACTTTCGGGGGCAATCATCTGGCTTGCTCGGCTGCATTGGCAGTAATGGATGTCATCGAACAGGAGAATTTAGTAGAAAATGCAGCCAACATCGGCTCCTATCTGCTGGAAGAACTGAAAAAATTCAATGAAATCAAAGAAGTGCGCGGATGCGGATTAATGATCGGAATGGAATTTGACCAACCGGTAAAGGAAATCCGGAGCCGCCTGATCCACGAACAAAAAGTATTTACCGGTGCCAGCGGTACGAACGTAATCCGATTGTTGCCTCCTCTCTGCCTCAGCAAAGAGGAAGCCGATGAATTCCTCGCCCGGCTAAGAAAAGTACTCGGTTAA